In Thermus hydrothermalis, a single genomic region encodes these proteins:
- the soxX gene encoding sulfur oxidation c-type cytochrome SoxX, whose translation MKRIGLLALGILALGGAFSQVGPFRARLEALLHAGGHEFAQVMLSQDKAQALCSQYRDKLPPDLIPGFLAEQKALIKYPASGKLMGDWRNGEKVFTDPRRGNCYACHAGDPNEVAYGTMGPSLTGYGQRGTAEAVVRYTYEKIYNAWAFVPCSLMYRGGVHGLFTPEETADLVAFLLDPESPINRR comes from the coding sequence ATGAAGCGAATAGGGTTATTGGCGCTAGGCATTCTGGCGCTGGGTGGGGCCTTTTCCCAGGTGGGCCCCTTTAGGGCCCGCCTCGAGGCCCTGTTGCACGCGGGAGGGCACGAGTTCGCCCAGGTGATGCTCTCCCAGGACAAGGCCCAGGCCCTTTGCTCCCAGTACCGGGACAAGCTTCCCCCGGACCTCATCCCGGGGTTTTTGGCGGAGCAGAAGGCCCTGATCAAGTACCCGGCAAGCGGCAAGCTCATGGGGGACTGGAGAAACGGGGAGAAGGTCTTCACGGACCCCAGGCGGGGCAACTGCTACGCCTGCCACGCCGGGGACCCCAATGAGGTGGCCTACGGCACCATGGGCCCAAGCCTCACCGGCTACGGCCAGCGGGGCACCGCAGAGGCGGTGGTGCGCTACACCTACGAGAAAATCTACAACGCCTGGGCCTTTGTCCCCTGCTCCCTCATGTACCGGGGCGGGGTCCACGGGCTTTTCACCCCCGAGGAAACCGCCGACCTCGTGGCCTTCCTCTTAGACCCCGAGTCCCCCATCAACCGGAGGTGA
- a CDS encoding rhodanese-like domain-containing protein, with the protein MRRRHLFALLPLLLLRARGEGEGDWVRAFGAFLKRVPPAGYLVYPTEAKDLLLFEPFILEVRTAEERKRGYIPGSVHIYAGEVPDRLAELPKDKEALLLVYCNSGSVSAVVAAYLQALGYKNAKNIAHGFKGWLDAGLEVEGGS; encoded by the coding sequence ATGCGCCGCCGCCACCTCTTCGCCCTTTTGCCCCTTCTCCTCCTCCGGGCCCGGGGGGAAGGGGAGGGGGATTGGGTGAGGGCCTTTGGGGCCTTTCTGAAGCGCGTGCCCCCGGCGGGCTACCTGGTCTACCCCACCGAGGCCAAGGACCTCCTCCTCTTTGAGCCCTTCATCCTGGAGGTGCGCACGGCGGAGGAGCGGAAAAGGGGGTATATCCCGGGCTCGGTGCACATCTACGCCGGCGAGGTGCCGGACCGCCTGGCCGAGCTTCCCAAGGACAAGGAGGCCCTCCTTCTCGTCTACTGCAACTCGGGGAGCGTTTCTGCGGTGGTGGCGGCCTACTTGCAGGCGCTAGGCTACAAAAACGCCAAGAACATCGCCCATGGGTTCAAGGGCTGGCTGGACGCCGGCCTGGAAGTGGAGGGAGGATCATGA
- the rpsI gene encoding 30S ribosomal protein S9 has product MEQYYGTGRRKEAVARVFLRPGSGKVTVNGQDFQDYFQGIVRAVAALEPLRVVDALGRFDAYITVRGGGKSGQIDAIKLGVARALLRYNPDYRAKLKPLGFLTRDPRMVERKKYGKHKARRGPQWSKR; this is encoded by the coding sequence ATGGAGCAGTATTACGGCACCGGCAGGCGTAAGGAGGCGGTGGCCCGGGTATTCCTAAGGCCCGGAAGCGGCAAGGTCACCGTGAACGGCCAAGACTTCCAGGACTACTTCCAGGGCATCGTGCGGGCGGTGGCCGCCCTGGAGCCCCTTCGGGTGGTGGACGCCTTGGGCCGCTTTGACGCCTACATCACCGTGAGGGGTGGCGGCAAGAGCGGCCAGATTGACGCCATCAAGCTGGGGGTGGCCCGGGCCCTCTTGCGCTACAACCCCGACTACCGGGCCAAGCTCAAGCCCTTGGGCTTCCTCACCCGCGACCCGCGCATGGTGGAAAGGAAGAAGTACGGCAAGCACAAGGCCCGCCGGGGACCCCAGTGGTCCAAGCGCTAG
- the rplM gene encoding 50S ribosomal protein L13 produces the protein MQTYVPKEIKPRWVLIDAEGKTLGRLATQIATLLRGKHRPDWTPNVAMGDFVVVVNADKIRLTGKKLKQKIYTRYSGYQGGLKEIPAEKMLATHPERVLEHAVKGMLPKGPLGRKLFKRLKVYAGPTHPHQAQKPVKLEVQ, from the coding sequence ATGCAAACGTACGTGCCGAAGGAGATTAAGCCCCGTTGGGTTTTGATAGACGCCGAGGGCAAGACCCTGGGGCGGCTCGCCACCCAGATCGCCACCCTCCTCAGGGGCAAGCACCGCCCCGACTGGACCCCCAACGTGGCCATGGGGGACTTCGTGGTGGTGGTCAACGCCGACAAGATCCGCCTCACGGGGAAGAAGCTCAAGCAGAAGATCTACACCCGCTATAGCGGCTACCAGGGGGGCCTCAAGGAGATCCCGGCGGAAAAGATGCTCGCCACCCACCCCGAGCGGGTGCTGGAGCATGCGGTGAAGGGCATGCTCCCCAAGGGGCCCTTGGGGCGGAAGCTCTTCAAGCGGCTTAAGGTCTACGCCGGGCCCACCCACCCCCACCAGGCGCAGAAGCCCGTGAAGCTGGAGGTCCAGTGA
- the cycA gene encoding cytochrome C-552, with protein sequence MKRTMVALLLLGSLAFAQADGAKLYAQCAGCHQPNGQGIPGAFPPLASQMAEILAKQGGREYLIKVLLWGLQGPIEVKGMKYSGAMPAFGGLKDEEIAALLNHIATAWGDDKKVPGFKPFTAAEVKALRGKKLTPQQVLEERKKLGLK encoded by the coding sequence ATGAAGCGGACCATGGTGGCTCTCCTCCTTCTCGGCAGCCTGGCCTTCGCCCAGGCGGACGGCGCCAAGCTCTACGCACAGTGCGCGGGCTGCCATCAGCCGAACGGCCAAGGGATCCCGGGCGCCTTCCCGCCCCTCGCCAGCCAGATGGCGGAGATCCTCGCCAAGCAGGGAGGACGGGAGTACCTGATCAAGGTTCTCCTTTGGGGCCTCCAGGGGCCGATTGAGGTCAAGGGGATGAAATATAGCGGGGCTATGCCCGCCTTTGGCGGCCTAAAGGACGAGGAGATCGCCGCCCTCCTCAACCACATCGCCACCGCCTGGGGGGACGACAAGAAGGTCCCGGGCTTCAAGCCCTTCACCGCCGCCGAGGTCAAGGCCCTGCGGGGTAAGAAGCTCACCCCACAGCAGGTATTGGAGGAGCGGAAGAAGCTCGGGCTCAAGTAA
- a CDS encoding thiamine diphosphokinase, whose amino-acid sequence MRRFALLLGGPLLVTQALRERLKGFRLLAADSGGRHALALGLTPDLWLGDFDSSPAWLQKALPAPKEVLPQDKDLTDGEALLRRALALGAEEVLLLGGIGGRLDHTLAHLALAFGLAERGVRVALTDGLTWAYPLLPGEHAFPMEAGTPFSLVPFLEATLALEGARWNLPPTPLAATTRTLENEALGEVRVRVAAGRAVLYVY is encoded by the coding sequence ATGAGGCGCTTCGCCCTTCTCCTGGGAGGACCCCTCCTCGTAACCCAGGCCCTGCGGGAGCGGCTTAAGGGCTTCCGCCTCCTGGCGGCGGACTCCGGGGGGAGGCACGCCCTGGCCTTGGGGCTTACCCCGGACCTGTGGCTTGGGGACTTTGACTCAAGCCCCGCTTGGCTCCAAAAGGCCCTTCCCGCTCCCAAGGAGGTCCTGCCGCAGGACAAGGACCTCACGGACGGGGAAGCCCTCTTGCGGAGGGCCTTGGCCCTGGGGGCGGAGGAGGTGCTTTTGCTGGGGGGGATTGGGGGGAGGCTGGACCACACCCTGGCCCACCTGGCCCTCGCTTTCGGCCTGGCGGAAAGGGGGGTAAGGGTGGCCCTCACGGACGGGCTCACCTGGGCTTACCCCCTCCTTCCGGGGGAGCACGCCTTCCCCATGGAAGCGGGCACCCCCTTTAGCCTCGTCCCCTTCCTCGAGGCCACCCTGGCCCTGGAAGGGGCCCGCTGGAACCTGCCCCCAACCCCCTTGGCGGCCACCACCCGCACCCTGGAGAACGAAGCCCTGGGGGAGGTGCGGGTACGGGTGGCGGCGGGGCGGGCGGTGCTCTACGTCTATTGA
- the soxZ gene encoding thiosulfate oxidation carrier complex protein SoxZ, translating into MPIRTIVRLTPAKPKAGEEFRLQAVAQHPNEPGTRRDAQGNLIPANYINLVEVYFEGEKVAEARPGPSTSANPLYGFKFKAEKPGTFTVKLKDTSGDTGEAQVKLELA; encoded by the coding sequence ATGCCCATCCGCACCATCGTTCGCCTGACCCCGGCCAAGCCCAAGGCGGGAGAGGAGTTTCGGCTACAGGCGGTGGCCCAGCACCCTAACGAACCGGGCACCCGGCGGGACGCCCAGGGTAACCTCATCCCCGCCAACTACATCAACCTGGTAGAGGTTTACTTTGAGGGGGAAAAGGTGGCGGAGGCCCGGCCCGGTCCCTCCACCAGCGCCAACCCCCTTTACGGCTTTAAGTTCAAGGCGGAAAAGCCGGGGACCTTCACGGTGAAGCTTAAAGACACGAGCGGCGACACGGGGGAGGCCCAGGTCAAGCTGGAGCTGGCCTAA
- a CDS encoding CTP synthase — translation MNRVSDSPKRPRKYVFVTGGVVSSLGKGILTSSLGALFRARGYRVTAIKIDPYVNVDAGTMRPYEHGEVFVTADGAETDLDIGHYERFLDMDLSRGNNLTTGQVYLSVIQKERRGEYLSQTVQVIPHITDEIKDRIRKVAEEQKAEVVVVEVGGTVGDIESLPFLEAIRQFRFDEGEENTFYIHLTLVPYLETSEEFKTKPTQHSVATLRGVGIQPDAVVLRSVKPVPEEVRKKVALFTNVRPGHVFSSPNVEHLYEVPLLLEEQGLGRAVEKALGLEPVFPNLSFWQEAVKVLKRPERTVRIAIAGKYVKMPDAYLSLLEALKHAGIKNRARVEVKWVDAEALEAGDLDEAFADVSGILVPGGFGVRGIEGKVRAAQYARERKIPYLGICLGLQIAVIEFARNVAGLKGANSTEFDPYTPHPVIDLMPEQLEVEGLGGTMRLGDWPMRIREGTLLHRLYGKEEAMERHRHRYEVNPLYVDQLERAGLVVSAITPGMRGRGAGLVEAIELKDHPFFVALQSHPEFKSRPMRPSPPFAGFVEAALRHG, via the coding sequence GTGAACAGGGTTTCCGATAGCCCAAAAAGGCCCAGGAAGTACGTGTTCGTCACCGGGGGCGTGGTGTCTAGCCTGGGGAAGGGGATCCTCACCTCCTCCCTGGGGGCCCTTTTCCGGGCCCGGGGGTACCGGGTCACGGCCATCAAGATTGACCCCTACGTGAACGTGGATGCGGGTACCATGCGCCCCTACGAGCACGGGGAGGTCTTCGTCACCGCCGACGGGGCCGAAACCGACCTGGACATCGGCCACTACGAGCGGTTTTTGGACATGGACCTCTCCCGGGGGAACAACCTCACCACGGGCCAGGTCTACCTGTCCGTGATCCAGAAGGAGCGCCGGGGCGAGTACCTCTCCCAGACGGTCCAGGTCATCCCCCACATCACCGACGAGATCAAGGACCGCATCCGCAAGGTGGCGGAGGAGCAGAAGGCGGAGGTGGTGGTGGTGGAGGTGGGGGGCACGGTGGGGGATATAGAGAGCCTCCCCTTCCTCGAGGCCATCCGCCAGTTCCGCTTTGACGAGGGGGAGGAGAACACCTTCTACATCCACCTCACCCTGGTCCCCTACCTGGAAACCAGCGAGGAGTTCAAGACCAAGCCCACGCAGCACTCCGTGGCCACCCTAAGGGGGGTGGGCATCCAGCCCGACGCCGTCGTCCTGCGCTCGGTGAAACCCGTGCCCGAGGAGGTGCGGAAAAAGGTGGCCCTCTTCACCAACGTCCGCCCCGGCCACGTCTTTTCTAGCCCCAACGTGGAGCACCTCTACGAGGTGCCCCTCCTTCTGGAGGAGCAGGGTCTGGGCCGGGCGGTGGAGAAGGCCTTGGGGCTTGAGCCCGTCTTCCCCAACCTCTCCTTCTGGCAGGAGGCGGTCAAGGTCCTCAAGCGCCCCGAGCGCACGGTGCGCATCGCCATCGCCGGCAAGTACGTGAAGATGCCGGACGCCTACCTTTCCCTCCTCGAGGCCCTGAAGCACGCGGGCATCAAGAACCGGGCCCGGGTGGAGGTGAAGTGGGTGGACGCCGAAGCCCTGGAGGCGGGGGACCTGGACGAGGCCTTCGCCGACGTTTCCGGCATCCTGGTCCCCGGGGGCTTTGGCGTGCGGGGGATTGAGGGCAAGGTGCGGGCGGCCCAGTACGCCCGGGAGCGGAAGATCCCCTACCTGGGCATCTGCCTGGGGCTCCAGATCGCCGTCATTGAGTTCGCCCGGAACGTGGCGGGGCTCAAGGGGGCCAACTCCACGGAGTTTGACCCCTATACCCCCCACCCCGTGATTGACCTCATGCCGGAGCAGCTGGAGGTGGAGGGCCTAGGGGGGACCATGCGCCTCGGCGACTGGCCCATGCGCATCCGGGAGGGCACCCTCCTCCACCGCCTCTACGGCAAGGAGGAGGCCATGGAGCGCCACCGCCACCGCTACGAGGTGAACCCCCTTTACGTGGACCAGCTGGAGCGGGCGGGGCTCGTGGTTTCCGCCATCACCCCGGGGATGCGGGGCCGGGGGGCGGGGCTGGTGGAGGCCATTGAGCTTAAGGACCACCCCTTCTTCGTGGCCCTCCAGAGCCACCCCGAGTTCAAAAGCCGCCCCATGCGCCCCTCGCCCCCCTTCGCCGGCTTCGTGGAGGCGGCCTTGCGCCACGGCTAG
- the soxA gene encoding sulfur oxidation c-type cytochrome SoxA — translation MRRKRALVLGLAALGVLGGFWAYTQGQKPLDPFEEAMRQRQMYLETFGVLPGELFVEEGKELFFRKGPSGQTLEACDFGKGPGVLEGVYAILPRYFPDTGRVEDLETRVYTCMQRVQGFKPEEIKRDEVKAITTYIASFSSKAKIQVVPKHPAELAMYNLGRELWYQRAGARDMSCAVCHEQNAGKRVRLSPVRSPKEGLGNEWPAYRFEADKLYTMEDRIAFCYDSIAIPAPEFYSEPYIALTLYMLAEAAKAGHSFEELPFFTR, via the coding sequence GTGCGGAGGAAACGAGCGCTCGTTCTTGGGCTTGCGGCCTTGGGCGTCCTGGGGGGGTTTTGGGCCTACACCCAGGGGCAGAAGCCCTTGGACCCCTTTGAGGAGGCCATGCGCCAGCGGCAGATGTACCTGGAAACCTTCGGCGTCCTGCCGGGGGAGCTTTTCGTGGAGGAGGGCAAGGAGCTCTTCTTCCGCAAGGGCCCAAGCGGCCAGACCCTCGAGGCCTGCGACTTCGGCAAAGGTCCTGGGGTCTTGGAAGGGGTTTACGCCATCTTGCCCAGGTACTTCCCGGACACGGGGCGGGTGGAGGACCTGGAAACCCGGGTCTACACCTGCATGCAACGGGTGCAGGGCTTTAAACCCGAAGAGATTAAGCGGGACGAGGTTAAGGCCATCACCACCTACATCGCCTCCTTCTCCTCCAAGGCCAAGATCCAGGTGGTCCCCAAGCACCCGGCGGAGCTTGCCATGTACAACCTGGGCCGGGAGCTCTGGTACCAGCGGGCGGGGGCCCGGGACATGAGCTGTGCCGTCTGCCACGAGCAGAATGCCGGGAAGCGGGTCCGGCTTTCGCCGGTGCGGAGCCCCAAGGAGGGCCTAGGGAACGAGTGGCCCGCCTACCGCTTTGAGGCGGACAAGCTCTACACCATGGAGGACCGCATCGCCTTCTGCTACGATTCCATCGCCATCCCTGCTCCGGAGTTCTACTCCGAGCCCTACATCGCCCTGACCCTTTACATGCTGGCCGAAGCGGCCAAGGCCGGGCACTCCTTTGAGGAGTTGCCCTTCTTCACCCGCTAG
- the soxB gene encoding thiosulfohydrolase SoxB, which translates to MNRRDVLFLLSTLAGLGPKALAQALENPARLYDLPPYGEATLLFFSDLHAQAFPHYFMEPPNLIAPKALMGRPGYLTGEAILRYYGVERGTPLAYLLSYLDFVELARAFGPVGGLPALTALIREQKARAEADGAKVLVLDGGDTWTNSGLSLLTDGQALVEWQNLTGVDHMTSHWEWTLGRERVEALLRQFRGEHLAYNVVDELFGDPLFPAYCLHPAGRYTLAVVGAAYPYVKVSHPESFTEGLSFALDERRLQEAVDAARAEGADAVVLLSHQGMQLDAALAERIRGIDLILSGHTHDLTPLPWRVGKTWIVAGSAAGKALMRVDLKLRKGGIANLRVRVLPVLADHLPKAKEVEAWLAEKVAPNREHLFAPLAVTETLLYKRDTLYSTWDHLVGQAVKALYPEVEVVFSPAVRWGTTLLPGQAITRDHLYAYTGFTYPELYLFRLRGVQIQSVLEDIASNVFTPDPFYQQGGDVSRTFGLSYVLDPDAPTGRRVREVSVGGKALEPERRYLVAAYGGRLQRLGEAKPGLEPRPIYALLEEYLKGVGRVGVLPEPNVKVLGRNYRVPEVMG; encoded by the coding sequence ATGAACCGTAGGGACGTCCTTTTCCTCCTATCCACCCTTGCGGGCCTGGGGCCCAAGGCCCTCGCCCAGGCCTTGGAAAACCCGGCCCGCCTCTACGATCTTCCCCCCTATGGGGAGGCCACCCTCCTTTTCTTCTCCGACCTCCACGCCCAAGCTTTTCCCCACTACTTCATGGAGCCCCCAAACCTCATCGCCCCTAAGGCCTTGATGGGGCGGCCCGGATACCTGACGGGGGAGGCCATCCTCCGCTACTACGGGGTGGAGAGGGGAACGCCTTTAGCGTACCTTCTTTCCTACCTGGACTTCGTGGAGCTTGCCCGGGCCTTTGGCCCCGTGGGGGGGCTTCCCGCCCTCACCGCCCTGATCCGGGAGCAAAAGGCCCGGGCGGAGGCGGATGGGGCCAAGGTCTTGGTCCTGGACGGGGGGGATACCTGGACCAACTCCGGCCTTTCCCTGCTTACGGATGGGCAAGCCCTCGTGGAGTGGCAGAACCTCACGGGGGTAGACCACATGACCTCCCACTGGGAGTGGACCTTGGGGCGGGAGCGGGTGGAGGCCCTTCTCCGGCAATTTCGCGGGGAGCACCTGGCCTACAACGTGGTGGACGAGCTCTTTGGGGATCCCCTCTTCCCCGCCTACTGCCTCCATCCCGCAGGCCGCTACACCTTGGCCGTGGTGGGGGCGGCCTACCCCTACGTGAAGGTGTCCCATCCGGAAAGCTTTACCGAGGGGCTTTCCTTCGCCCTGGACGAGCGGCGCCTGCAGGAGGCGGTGGACGCCGCCCGGGCCGAGGGGGCGGACGCCGTGGTCCTCCTTTCCCACCAGGGGATGCAGCTGGACGCCGCCTTGGCGGAGCGCATCCGGGGCATTGACCTGATCCTTTCCGGCCATACCCACGACCTCACCCCCTTGCCCTGGCGGGTGGGGAAGACCTGGATCGTGGCGGGGAGCGCCGCCGGCAAGGCCCTGATGCGGGTGGACCTGAAGCTGCGCAAGGGCGGCATCGCCAACCTTCGGGTGCGGGTCTTGCCCGTCTTGGCGGACCACCTGCCCAAGGCGAAGGAGGTGGAGGCGTGGCTGGCGGAGAAGGTGGCCCCGAACCGGGAGCACCTCTTTGCGCCCTTGGCCGTCACGGAAACCCTCCTTTACAAGCGGGACACCCTTTACTCCACCTGGGACCATCTGGTGGGCCAGGCGGTGAAGGCCCTTTACCCGGAGGTGGAGGTGGTCTTTAGCCCGGCGGTGCGCTGGGGCACCACCCTTCTCCCGGGGCAGGCCATCACCCGGGACCACCTCTATGCCTACACCGGCTTCACCTACCCGGAGCTTTACCTTTTCCGCCTGCGGGGAGTGCAGATCCAGAGCGTCTTGGAGGACATCGCCAGCAACGTCTTTACCCCTGACCCCTTCTACCAGCAGGGGGGGGACGTGAGCCGCACCTTTGGCCTTTCCTACGTTCTGGACCCCGATGCGCCCACGGGCAGGCGGGTGCGGGAGGTTTCCGTGGGGGGTAAGGCTTTGGAGCCGGAGCGCCGCTATCTGGTGGCGGCCTACGGGGGTAGGCTTCAGCGGCTGGGGGAGGCCAAGCCGGGCCTCGAGCCCAGGCCCATTTACGCCCTGCTGGAGGAATACCTCAAGGGCGTGGGGCGGGTCGGGGTGTTGCCCGAGCCCAACGTGAAGGTTCTTGGACGCAACTACCGCGTGCCGGAGGTGATGGGATGA
- a CDS encoding SoxW family protein, with protein sequence MYVYRVIWPTLLMGLALAAPDFGRWYPFREAQALAQEHARVLMVYFHSPHCPYCDQMNTFVLSDPAVSRLLEERFVVASVGTETPEGQDLARRFRVPGTPTFVFLVPRKGAWEEVGRFFGSRPRAQFLLELRQMCAKGGACE encoded by the coding sequence ATGTACGTGTACCGGGTAATTTGGCCGACGCTCCTCATGGGCCTAGCCCTCGCCGCGCCGGATTTTGGCCGTTGGTATCCCTTCCGTGAGGCCCAGGCCCTGGCCCAGGAGCACGCCCGGGTTCTCATGGTGTACTTTCATAGCCCCCACTGCCCCTACTGCGACCAGATGAACACCTTCGTCCTCTCCGACCCTGCGGTAAGCCGCCTTCTGGAGGAGCGGTTCGTGGTGGCCTCCGTGGGCACGGAAACCCCGGAGGGGCAGGACCTGGCCCGGCGCTTTCGCGTGCCGGGCACCCCTACCTTCGTCTTCCTCGTCCCCAGGAAGGGGGCGTGGGAGGAGGTGGGCCGGTTTTTTGGCAGCCGGCCCCGGGCGCAGTTCCTCTTGGAGCTGCGCCAAATGTGCGCCAAAGGAGGTGCGTGTGAATAG
- the soxY gene encoding thiosulfate oxidation carrier protein SoxY, with protein MNRRAFLKATGAALSALAVAGLPAMAQGLEGEDLAHLEKALQEALGKGFKDLTPSNLVKLTMPAIAESGANVPAEVEVNLPSNQVKAIHLFADKNPTPRLVTFMPMKALPYYATRVRLAETTAIRAVVETTDGKFLLASASTRVTVGGCG; from the coding sequence GTGAATAGGCGAGCGTTTCTGAAGGCAACCGGTGCGGCCCTTTCCGCCCTGGCCGTGGCGGGGCTACCCGCCATGGCCCAAGGGCTGGAAGGGGAGGACCTGGCCCACTTGGAGAAGGCCTTGCAGGAGGCCTTGGGCAAGGGCTTTAAGGACCTTACCCCCTCCAACCTGGTGAAGCTCACCATGCCCGCCATCGCCGAAAGCGGGGCCAACGTGCCCGCCGAGGTGGAGGTGAACCTGCCCTCCAACCAGGTCAAGGCCATCCACCTCTTCGCCGACAAGAACCCCACGCCGAGGTTGGTGACCTTCATGCCCATGAAGGCCCTGCCCTACTACGCCACCCGGGTCCGCCTGGCGGAAACCACCGCCATTCGGGCTGTGGTGGAGACCACGGACGGCAAGTTCCTTCTGGCCTCGGCCAGCACCCGCGTCACCGTGGGGGGCTGCGGTTAA
- a CDS encoding ABC transporter ATP-binding protein gives MLALDLEKRFPGFHLEVRLEVEAGEVLALLGPSGSGKSTLLRLVAGLLTPDRGQVRLGPLDLTPLPPERRGVGFLFQDYALFPHLTVAENIAFPLVEARWPRERREARVQELLSRMELTPHAEKRPEALSGGEKQRVALARALAARPRLLLLDEPLGALDLRLREELLFFLRRTLREEGITTLLVTHDQGEAFLLAHRVALLREGRLVQIGRPEEVYARPKDAWTARFLGHKNLLSPEESTRLGLPPKAHLLPPKALSLGGKRRGVVEERLFYGGRVGLWVRLEGLRLYLEAPEGPEEGEEMGLHLDLAQAVALEG, from the coding sequence GTGCTCGCCCTTGACTTGGAGAAGCGTTTCCCCGGGTTTCACCTGGAGGTGCGCCTCGAGGTAGAGGCGGGAGAGGTCTTAGCCCTCCTGGGCCCCTCGGGGAGCGGCAAGAGCACCCTGCTCCGCCTGGTGGCCGGGCTTCTCACCCCAGACCGGGGCCAGGTGCGCCTAGGCCCCTTGGACCTCACCCCCCTCCCCCCCGAACGGCGGGGGGTGGGCTTCCTCTTCCAGGACTACGCCCTCTTCCCCCACCTCACCGTGGCGGAGAACATCGCCTTTCCCCTGGTGGAGGCCCGCTGGCCTAGGGAAAGGCGGGAGGCACGCGTACAGGAGCTTCTTTCCCGCATGGAGCTCACCCCCCATGCCGAAAAGCGCCCCGAGGCCCTCTCCGGTGGGGAAAAGCAACGAGTGGCCCTGGCCCGGGCCCTGGCGGCGAGGCCCCGGCTTCTCCTCCTGGACGAGCCCTTGGGGGCCTTGGACCTCCGGCTTCGGGAAGAGCTCCTTTTCTTCCTGCGAAGGACCTTACGGGAGGAGGGCATCACCACCCTCCTCGTGACCCACGACCAAGGGGAAGCCTTCCTCCTCGCCCACCGGGTGGCCCTCCTGCGGGAGGGCCGGCTCGTGCAGATAGGCCGGCCCGAGGAGGTCTATGCCCGGCCCAAGGACGCCTGGACCGCCCGCTTTCTCGGGCACAAAAACCTCCTTAGCCCCGAGGAAAGCACCCGCCTGGGCCTGCCCCCCAAGGCCCACCTCCTCCCCCCCAAGGCCCTTTCCCTGGGGGGAAAACGGCGGGGGGTGGTGGAGGAAAGGCTCTTCTACGGGGGGCGGGTGGGGCTATGGGTGCGGCTGGAAGGGCTAAGGCTCTACCTCGAGGCCCCAGAAGGCCCCGAGGAGGGCGAGGAAATGGGCCTCCACCTGGACCTTGCGCAGGCGGTAGCCTTGGAGGGATGA
- a CDS encoding DUF815 domain-containing protein, which yields MDRPKTPLDLLSLDLPEGEPWGYALAQSLLKAPWAFRALRPTPGLLDLIRLDLEALYLELERLRREYPLGSLGERPPHPAEEGALRALLARDPLALVEVLKAHGPWPFALYRAFRFDGEVHPLPSPRLPREGELLGYEAQRQALEENARRFLSGRPALHTLLYGARGTGKSTAAKGLLRLEGARMVEVEPRALSRLETLLETLALLPQRFFLFLDDLSLDPEGEAFHHLKALLEGSLEGPPENVLLLATSNRRHLVRRLGENPLPGEAPEAWDALQDTLALSERFGLVLTFPPFDKALYLKAVAHHLGRPLTAKEEEEALRFALQKGFSGRVARQAASLLG from the coding sequence ATGGACCGCCCCAAGACCCCCTTAGACCTCCTGTCCCTGGACCTCCCCGAAGGGGAGCCCTGGGGCTACGCCCTGGCGCAGAGCCTCCTCAAGGCCCCGTGGGCCTTCCGCGCCCTCCGGCCCACCCCGGGGCTTCTGGACCTCATCCGACTGGACCTCGAGGCCCTCTACCTGGAGCTTGAGCGCCTGCGGCGGGAATACCCCTTGGGAAGCCTCGGGGAGCGCCCACCCCATCCGGCGGAGGAAGGGGCCCTTAGAGCGCTCCTCGCCCGCGACCCCCTGGCCCTGGTGGAGGTGCTAAAAGCCCACGGGCCCTGGCCCTTCGCCCTCTACCGCGCCTTCCGCTTTGACGGGGAGGTGCACCCCCTTCCCTCCCCCCGCCTTCCCCGGGAAGGGGAGCTCTTGGGCTACGAGGCCCAGCGCCAGGCCCTGGAGGAAAACGCCCGGCGCTTCCTCTCGGGCAGGCCCGCCCTCCACACCCTCCTCTACGGGGCCCGGGGCACCGGGAAGAGCACCGCCGCCAAGGGGCTTCTGCGCCTGGAGGGGGCCCGGATGGTGGAGGTGGAGCCCCGGGCCCTTTCCCGCCTGGAAACCCTTCTGGAAACCCTGGCCCTCCTTCCCCAGCGCTTCTTCCTCTTCTTAGACGACCTCTCCCTGGACCCGGAGGGCGAGGCCTTCCACCACCTGAAGGCCCTTTTGGAGGGGAGCCTCGAGGGGCCTCCGGAAAACGTCCTCCTCCTCGCCACCTCCAACCGCCGCCACCTGGTGCGCCGCCTCGGGGAAAACCCCCTGCCCGGCGAGGCTCCCGAGGCCTGGGACGCCCTCCAGGACACCCTGGCCCTTTCCGAGCGCTTCGGCCTCGTCCTCACCTTCCCGCCCTTTGACAAGGCCCTCTACCTCAAGGCGGTGGCCCACCACCTGGGCCGGCCCCTCACGGCCAAAGAGGAGGAGGAAGCCCTCCGCTTCGCCCTGCAAAAGGGGTTTTCCGGCCGGGTGGCCCGGCAGGCGGCAAGCCTCCTAGGCTAG